The Amblyraja radiata isolate CabotCenter1 chromosome 1, sAmbRad1.1.pri, whole genome shotgun sequence genome contains a region encoding:
- the LOC116981113 gene encoding protein NYNRIN-like, translating into MEWEQLGCQKADSGLWLTPAGQTCMTDQLATWVIDCLHLATHCGATLLVDALLQAWWHPRLKVLAAQTRARCLTCATHNPGKGVVCQTGRTPLPTAPFETLQMDFIDLPKCQCYKHVLVIVDVFSRWIEAFPTTDCTASTVVSILLRQVVPRFGVPNTISPDNGLHFIAAINKELYRQLGVTQRLHCAYRPQAAGMVERLNQTMKTKLAKLVDQSGSTWVKMLPVALFQIRVLPAGKTRLSPAEIIYGRLLRTPWTDIIPVTMTLHHMTEEMVSYVLALTRALREIHGEVKAAYVGDIDFPVNGRITLGSYVLIKNWVRKDTLSPRWLGPFQVLLTTPTAVKVEGRSAWVHLHHCKVVGDTKQRGGGQGQGGGSSPREAGHKLILT; encoded by the coding sequence ATGGAATGGGAGCAGCTGGGCTGTCAGAAGGCTGATTCCGGATTGTGGCTCACGCCGGCCGGACAGACCTGTATGACAGACCAGTTAGCGACCTGGGTCATTGATTGCCTACATCTAGCCACTCACTGTGGGGCCACCTTGCTAGTAGACGCTCTCTTACAGGCATGGTGGCATCCTCGACTTAAGGTTTTGGCAGCCCAAACTAGGGCACGGTGCCTCACCTGTGCTACACACAACCCTGGTAAAGGAGTTGTCTGCCAGACAGGTCGTACTCCATTACCTACTGCTCCGTTTGAAACCTTACAGATGGATTTTATTGATTTGCCTAAGTGTCAGTGTTATAAACATGTACTTGTTATTGTTGATGTGTTTTCTAGATGGATTGAAGCCTTTCCAACCACTGATTGCACTGCCTCTACGGTGGTGTCTATTTTATTACGGCAGGTTGTTCCTCGCTTTGGGGTTCCAAATACCATCAGTCCGGATAACGGCCTTCACTTTATTGCCGCTATCAATAAAGAATTGTACCGACAGCTGGGCGTAACCCAGCGGCTGCATTGTGCTTATCGCCCACAGGCTGCAGGAATGGTGGAACGCTTGAACCAGACCATGAAGACCAAGCTTGCCAAGCTGGTGGACCAATCAGGCTCCACATGGGTTAAAATGTTGCCTGTTGCTTTGTTTCAGATCAGAGTCCTTCCAGCAGGGAAGACAAGGTTGTCTCCTGCAGAGATCATCTATGGCCGACTTCTGCGCACCCCCTGGACAGACATTATCCCGGTCACAATGACATTGCATCACATGACGGAGGAGATGGTCTCTTACGTCCTTGCCCTTACAAGGGCCCTGCGTGAGATTCATGGGGAGGTCAAGGCCGCATATGTGGGCGACATAGATTTTCCCGTTAATGGACGGATCACCCTGGGCTCTTATGTGTTGATTAAGAATTGGGTTCGTAAGGACACCCTTTCTCCTCGATGGTTGGGCCCCTTCCAGgttctcctcaccacccccaccgcAGTAAAGGTAGAAGGACGATCGGCATGGGTGCATTTGCACCATTGCAAAGTGGTTGGTGACACCAAGCAAAGGGGGGGAGGTCAAGGTCAGGGAGGGGGATCCAGTCCACGGGAAGCAGGGCACAAATTAATTTTGACATGA